A genome region from Chengkuizengella sp. SCS-71B includes the following:
- a CDS encoding protein adenylyltransferase SelO, with protein MTKKIDTGWNLDNSYASLPKLFFSSLNPNPVHSPKLIIFNDSLATLLGLNAQGLQSEDGIAVLAGNQIPEGSSPLAQAYAGHQFGHFNMLGDGRALLLGEQITPQDEQFDIQLKGSGRTPYSRGGDGRAALGPMLREYIISEAMYALGIPTTRSLAVVTTGESVIRETELDGAILTRAASSHLRVGTFQYVANWGTVEDLRVLADYTLQRHFPDIQADENRYLAMLQEVIKRQASLIAKWQLVGFVHGVMNTDNMTICGETIDYGPCAFMDYYDSATVFSSIDIQGRYAYGNQPYIGGWNLARFAETLIPLLHVDQEQAFKLAQDAISDFTELYHINWLSGMRAKLGIFNEETEDESLVKDLLSLMQKYRADYTNTFRVLTFDTLEETDLFRSLEFDNWHERWKGRLSRQQEEKEASHQLMRNSNPAIIPRNHRVEAALEAAVKHGDYSVMEQLLHVLSSPYAYSSEQDEYSKLPEPSTRPYRTFCGT; from the coding sequence ATGACAAAGAAAATTGATACAGGGTGGAACTTAGATAACAGTTATGCTAGCTTGCCGAAATTATTTTTTTCCAGCCTCAATCCAAATCCTGTACATTCACCGAAGTTGATCATTTTCAATGACTCTTTGGCAACATTACTAGGGTTAAATGCTCAGGGATTACAGAGCGAAGATGGGATAGCGGTACTTGCAGGCAATCAGATTCCCGAAGGATCTTCGCCTCTCGCTCAAGCATATGCGGGGCATCAATTCGGACATTTTAATATGTTAGGGGATGGACGGGCCCTGTTACTTGGCGAGCAGATCACTCCTCAAGATGAACAGTTTGACATTCAGCTTAAGGGTTCAGGTAGAACCCCATATTCCCGCGGGGGGGATGGTCGAGCGGCACTTGGACCTATGTTGCGCGAGTATATCATCAGCGAAGCAATGTATGCTCTTGGGATTCCTACCACTCGTAGTCTAGCCGTGGTGACTACAGGTGAGTCAGTAATCCGAGAAACAGAGCTGGATGGTGCAATACTGACCCGTGCAGCCTCTAGTCATCTACGTGTTGGTACTTTTCAATACGTTGCAAATTGGGGTACAGTTGAGGATTTAAGGGTTCTTGCTGATTATACTTTACAAAGACATTTTCCAGACATTCAAGCTGACGAAAATCGATATCTTGCAATGCTTCAGGAAGTGATCAAGCGCCAAGCTTCGCTGATTGCAAAATGGCAACTGGTTGGCTTTGTTCATGGAGTAATGAACACTGACAACATGACGATTTGTGGAGAAACCATTGATTATGGTCCTTGTGCCTTTATGGATTATTATGATTCAGCTACAGTATTTAGTTCCATTGACATACAAGGTCGTTATGCTTATGGTAATCAGCCGTATATTGGTGGATGGAATCTTGCTCGGTTTGCTGAAACTTTAATACCGCTACTGCATGTTGATCAGGAGCAGGCTTTTAAACTGGCCCAGGATGCAATTTCAGATTTTACAGAGTTGTATCATATTAATTGGCTCTCAGGAATGAGAGCAAAATTGGGGATATTTAACGAAGAAACAGAAGATGAATCTCTTGTTAAAGATCTTCTCAGTTTGATGCAAAAGTATCGTGCGGACTATACCAATACTTTTCGCGTATTAACTTTTGATACGCTGGAGGAAACGGACCTGTTTCGAAGTCTTGAATTTGATAACTGGCATGAGAGGTGGAAGGGGAGACTAAGCAGACAGCAAGAAGAGAAAGAAGCTTCGCATCAGTTGATGAGAAACAGCAATCCTGCGATAATCCCTCGTAACCACCGGGTAGAAGCTGCATTAGAAGCAGCGGTGAAACATGGGGACTATAGTGTGATGGAGCAGCTTCTTCATGTTCTTTCTAGTCCCTACGCTTACTCCTCCGAACAGGATGAATACTCCAAGCTGCCAGAGCCATCAACCCGTCCTTACCGGACCTTTTGTGGTACATGA
- a CDS encoding ABC transporter substrate-binding protein, with protein sequence MKKFSLVLMSLMLLFSFALAACSTEGDTEPDESGKENPGTEAPSDEVIELTFQNIPNTGLDVLVEQYQTENPNIKINYQEVEFNDHHNGLVTALAAGSGIPDIAFVEIGFLETFKGDQGNFTNLYDLGAKDVTGDYLDWKIKQSENADGSFLFGLPTDIGPMAMAYRTDIFEAAGLPTDPDEVSALITNWDEFVEVGKTVLEKTGKPMTDSGSTIYDTMVGQLTEVYFDENNELLLESNAGVKEAYDRATAMVEAGITAKVGQWSPEWNAGINDGGFATLMAPAWMMNHMKSTAPDGSGNWNIAQIPVASGNWGGSFLTVPAATEHPEEAYAFIEWLLSVDNQYEIFKATGNFPSTPGIYDKPEIQDWTDEYFQGASVGKIYAEAALKVVPVYFGPDHQTVNTAIKDAINNVENNDADAQAEWDAALERVERDLR encoded by the coding sequence ATGAAAAAATTTAGTTTAGTTTTAATGAGTCTAATGCTTTTATTTTCTTTTGCATTAGCAGCTTGTTCTACTGAAGGCGATACAGAGCCAGACGAGTCAGGTAAAGAAAATCCAGGTACTGAAGCTCCATCAGATGAAGTCATTGAACTGACATTCCAAAACATTCCTAACACTGGATTAGACGTATTAGTTGAACAATATCAAACAGAAAACCCAAATATTAAAATCAACTATCAAGAAGTTGAGTTTAATGATCATCATAACGGATTGGTAACTGCATTAGCTGCTGGATCTGGTATTCCAGACATTGCTTTTGTGGAAATTGGATTCTTAGAAACTTTTAAAGGTGATCAAGGCAACTTTACAAACCTATATGATTTAGGTGCGAAAGATGTTACTGGTGACTACTTGGATTGGAAAATCAAACAATCAGAAAATGCTGACGGCTCTTTCCTATTTGGATTACCAACAGATATTGGTCCAATGGCAATGGCTTACCGTACAGATATCTTTGAAGCAGCAGGTCTTCCAACAGACCCAGATGAAGTTTCTGCTTTAATTACAAACTGGGATGAATTTGTTGAAGTTGGTAAAACAGTGCTAGAGAAAACTGGAAAACCAATGACAGATTCAGGCAGTACAATTTATGACACAATGGTAGGTCAATTAACTGAAGTTTATTTTGATGAGAATAACGAATTATTATTAGAATCTAACGCGGGTGTAAAGGAAGCATACGATAGAGCTACAGCAATGGTAGAAGCAGGAATTACTGCGAAAGTGGGACAATGGTCTCCAGAATGGAACGCAGGAATTAATGATGGTGGATTTGCTACATTAATGGCACCAGCTTGGATGATGAACCATATGAAGAGTACTGCACCAGACGGTTCTGGAAACTGGAACATTGCTCAAATACCAGTTGCGTCAGGTAACTGGGGTGGCTCTTTCTTAACGGTCCCAGCGGCAACTGAACATCCAGAAGAAGCATATGCCTTTATCGAGTGGTTGTTAAGTGTAGATAATCAATATGAAATCTTTAAAGCAACAGGAAACTTCCCTTCTACACCTGGAATTTATGACAAGCCAGAAATACAAGATTGGACAGATGAGTACTTCCAAGGAGCTTCAGTAGGGAAAATTTATGCAGAAGCTGCTTTAAAAGTTGTTCCTGTTTACTTTGGTCCTGATCATCAGACTGTGAATACTGCAATTAAAGATGCAATTAACAACGTTGAAAACAATGATGCCGATGCACAAGCAGAGTGGGATGCAGCTCTTGAAAGAGTAGAACGTGATTTAAGATAA
- a CDS encoding sugar ABC transporter permease, whose amino-acid sequence MSAKSDKKPRFKYGSQASKDALSGYLYVAPFFILFLTFGIFPIFYNLYISLFSWKLFGAEPEFIGLQNYIWLLTDDPTFIKSVVNTFSIWIISTIPQLFIALVLAYVLNQAFMKMKDLFRMAIFMPFITSILAVTIIFNSLFSRDFGLINFIIGTEGLDWKNNRFLTHFAIATMVNWRWIGYNTIIYMAGLQTIGKDLYEAATIDGANKIQQFFYITIPQLRPIILFTIIMSSIGGMALFIEPLVFLDIRGGSANQGLTMFLYLYETAFGTKYNVGYSAAISWVMFVIVVLFALLNWFVTTKVIKD is encoded by the coding sequence ATGAGTGCAAAATCAGATAAAAAACCTCGTTTTAAATATGGTTCACAAGCAAGTAAAGATGCATTATCAGGTTATTTATATGTAGCTCCTTTTTTTATTTTGTTTTTAACGTTCGGTATATTTCCGATTTTTTATAACTTGTATATCTCCTTATTTAGCTGGAAATTATTTGGTGCTGAGCCAGAGTTTATCGGTTTACAAAACTATATCTGGTTATTAACGGATGATCCAACTTTTATAAAATCAGTAGTGAATACTTTTTCCATTTGGATTATTTCTACTATACCTCAGTTATTCATCGCATTAGTGCTCGCTTATGTATTAAACCAAGCTTTTATGAAAATGAAGGATTTGTTTCGAATGGCTATTTTTATGCCATTTATCACATCCATTTTAGCGGTAACGATTATTTTTAATTCTTTATTTTCAAGAGATTTTGGTCTAATTAACTTTATAATAGGTACCGAAGGATTAGATTGGAAAAATAATAGATTTTTAACTCATTTTGCTATAGCTACAATGGTGAATTGGAGATGGATTGGTTATAATACGATTATTTATATGGCAGGATTACAAACAATCGGTAAGGATTTATATGAAGCAGCAACAATAGATGGGGCAAATAAAATCCAGCAGTTTTTCTATATTACGATCCCACAGCTTCGTCCTATTATTCTCTTTACGATCATCATGTCTTCTATAGGTGGCATGGCATTATTTATCGAACCATTAGTGTTCTTAGATATAAGAGGAGGATCTGCAAATCAAGGTTTAACGATGTTTTTATACTTATATGAAACTGCATTTGGAACCAAATACAATGTTGGATATTCTGCAGCCATTTCTTGGGTGATGTTTGTCATTGTTGTATTGTTTGCATTATTGAATTGGTTTGTTACTACGAAAGTTATTAAGGATTAG
- a CDS encoding carbohydrate ABC transporter permease, whose translation MKNRTGRFISYIFLIISSLVSVFPFYWMFVISTNTTAAANKFPPKVIPGDQFFANLQNAWQNADFITALFNTLIVAGTITVSQLFFCSLAAFALARLEFKGRKFVFLLIVSTMLLPPASPIPLYIIVSKFNWINSLSAVIIPFLVGAFGVFLMKQFIESSIHPELIESAKMDGARNFQTYYRIVLPILKPGLATLAIITFMGIWNDFVWPSIVLKEQSVQTLQLAVRGLQNAYNRDTALIVTGAFITTLPLLAIFIPFSRQFIAGLAEGSVKG comes from the coding sequence ATGAAAAACAGAACAGGACGTTTTATATCTTATATATTTTTAATTATCTCATCTTTAGTTTCAGTATTTCCGTTTTATTGGATGTTTGTCATAAGTACAAATACGACTGCGGCAGCCAATAAATTTCCACCCAAAGTTATTCCTGGTGATCAATTTTTTGCCAATCTCCAAAATGCATGGCAAAATGCAGACTTTATCACTGCTCTTTTTAACACTTTAATCGTTGCAGGGACAATCACCGTGTCTCAGCTATTTTTCTGCTCGCTAGCAGCTTTTGCTTTAGCAAGGTTGGAGTTTAAAGGACGGAAGTTCGTATTCTTATTAATTGTAAGTACGATGTTATTACCTCCGGCCAGTCCGATCCCACTATACATCATAGTAAGCAAATTTAATTGGATCAATAGTTTATCTGCGGTTATCATCCCATTTTTAGTTGGAGCTTTTGGTGTATTTTTAATGAAGCAGTTTATAGAGTCCTCTATACATCCAGAGCTAATAGAGTCAGCTAAAATGGACGGAGCTAGAAACTTCCAAACGTATTACCGAATTGTTCTACCTATCCTTAAACCAGGATTAGCAACACTGGCTATCATTACATTTATGGGAATTTGGAATGACTTTGTATGGCCATCTATTGTACTTAAAGAACAATCTGTTCAAACATTACAGCTAGCGGTTCGTGGTTTACAGAACGCATATAACCGTGATACAGCATTAATCGTCACAGGCGCATTTATTACTACATTACCTTTACTTGCAATCTTTATCCCATTTAGCAGACAATTTATTGCTGGTTTAGCTGAAGGATCTGTTAAGGGGTAA
- a CDS encoding ABC transporter substrate-binding protein has translation MKKFGLVLMSLMLLFSFALAACSTDEGGESTSDKPADEKPAGDETPATEAPSDKVIELTFQNIPNTGLDVLVDQYQTENPNVKINYQEVEFNDHHNGLVTALAAGSGIPDIAFVEIGFLETFKGDQGNFTNLYDLGAKDVTGDYLDWKIKQSENADGSFLFGLPTDIGPMAMAYRTDIFEAAGLPTDPDEVSALITNWDEFVEVGKQVVEKTGKPMTDSGTTIYDTMVGQLTEVYFDENNELLLESNVGVKEAYDRATAMVEAGITAKVGQWSPEWNAGINDGGFATLMAPAWMMNYMKSTAPDGSGNWNIAQMPVASGNWGGSFLTVPAASEHPQEAYDFIEWLLSVDNQYEIFKATGNFPSTPGIYDKPEMQDWTDEYFQGASVGKIYAEAALKVVPVYFGPDHQTVNTAIKDAINNVENNDADAQAEWDAAIERVNRELR, from the coding sequence ATGAAAAAATTTGGTTTAGTTTTAATGAGTCTAATGCTTTTATTTTCCTTTGCATTAGCAGCTTGTTCTACTGACGAAGGTGGAGAATCTACAAGTGACAAACCAGCTGATGAAAAACCAGCAGGTGATGAAACTCCAGCAACTGAAGCCCCATCAGATAAAGTCATTGAATTAACATTCCAAAACATTCCTAACACTGGATTAGACGTATTAGTTGATCAATATCAAACAGAAAACCCAAATGTTAAAATCAACTATCAAGAAGTTGAGTTTAATGATCATCATAACGGATTGGTAACTGCATTAGCTGCAGGATCTGGTATTCCAGACATTGCTTTTGTGGAAATTGGATTCTTAGAAACTTTTAAAGGTGACCAAGGGAACTTTACAAACCTATATGATTTAGGTGCGAAAGATGTTACTGGTGACTACTTGGATTGGAAAATCAAACAATCAGAAAATGCTGACGGTTCTTTCCTATTTGGATTACCAACAGATATTGGTCCAATGGCAATGGCTTACCGTACAGATATCTTTGAAGCAGCAGGTCTTCCAACAGACCCAGATGAAGTTTCTGCTTTAATTACAAACTGGGATGAATTTGTTGAAGTTGGTAAACAAGTTGTTGAAAAAACTGGAAAACCAATGACGGATTCAGGCACTACAATTTATGACACAATGGTAGGTCAATTAACTGAAGTTTATTTTGATGAGAACAACGAATTATTATTAGAATCTAACGTGGGTGTAAAGGAAGCATACGATAGAGCTACAGCAATGGTAGAAGCAGGAATTACTGCGAAAGTGGGACAATGGTCTCCAGAATGGAACGCAGGAATTAATGATGGTGGATTTGCTACATTAATGGCACCAGCTTGGATGATGAACTATATGAAGAGTACTGCACCAGACGGTTCTGGAAACTGGAACATAGCTCAAATGCCAGTTGCGTCAGGTAACTGGGGTGGATCTTTCTTAACGGTCCCAGCGGCATCTGAACATCCACAAGAAGCATATGACTTTATCGAGTGGCTGTTAAGTGTAGATAATCAATATGAAATCTTTAAAGCAACAGGAAACTTCCCTTCTACACCTGGAATTTATGACAAGCCAGAAATGCAAGATTGGACAGATGAGTACTTCCAAGGAGCTTCAGTAGGGAAAATTTATGCGGAAGCTGCTTTAAAGGTTGTTCCTGTTTACTTTGGTCCTGATCATCAAACAGTGAATACTGCAATTAAAGATGCAATTAACAACGTTGAAAACAATGATGCGGATGCACAAGCAGAGTGGGATGCAGCTATTGAACGTGTAAATCGAGAATTAAGATAA
- a CDS encoding sugar ABC transporter permease, with the protein METHTKVGKKTNTKPRFQKGSQAKKDALSGYLYVAPFFILFLSFGIFPIFYNLYISLFSWKLFGAEPEFIGLQNYIWLLTDDPTFIKSVVNTFSIWIISTIPQLFIALVLAYVLNQAFVKMKDMFRMGIFMPFITSILAVTIIFNSLFSRDFGLINFIIGTEGLDWKNNRLLAHFAIATMVNWRWIGYNTIIYMAGLQTIGKDLYEAATIDGANKIQQFFYITIPQLRPIILFTIIMSSIGGMALFIEPLVFLDIRGGSANQGLTMFLYLYETAFGTKYNVGYSAAISWVMFVIVVLFALLNWFITTKVIKD; encoded by the coding sequence ATGGAAACACATACAAAAGTGGGTAAAAAAACTAATACAAAACCTCGTTTTCAAAAGGGTTCCCAAGCAAAAAAGGATGCACTATCAGGTTATTTATATGTTGCTCCTTTTTTTATTTTATTTTTATCGTTTGGAATATTTCCGATTTTTTATAACTTATATATCTCCTTATTTAGCTGGAAATTATTTGGTGCTGAGCCAGAGTTTATCGGTTTACAAAACTATATATGGTTATTAACGGATGATCCAACATTTATAAAATCAGTAGTGAATACTTTTTCCATTTGGATTATCTCTACTATACCTCAGTTATTTATCGCATTAGTGCTCGCTTATGTATTAAACCAAGCTTTTGTGAAGATGAAGGATATGTTTCGAATGGGTATTTTTATGCCATTTATTACATCCATTTTAGCGGTAACGATTATTTTTAATTCTTTATTTTCAAGAGATTTTGGTTTAATTAACTTTATAATAGGTACCGAAGGATTAGATTGGAAAAATAATAGACTTTTAGCTCATTTTGCTATAGCTACAATGGTGAATTGGAGATGGATTGGTTATAATACGATTATTTATATGGCAGGATTACAAACAATCGGTAAGGATTTATATGAAGCAGCAACAATAGATGGGGCAAATAAAATCCAGCAGTTTTTCTATATTACGATCCCACAGCTTCGTCCTATTATTCTCTTTACGATCATCATGTCTTCTATAGGTGGCATGGCATTATTTATCGAACCATTAGTGTTCTTAGATATAAGAGGAGGATCTGCAAATCAAGGTTTAACGATGTTTTTATACTTATATGAAACTGCATTTGGAACCAAATACAATGTTGGATATTCTGCAGCCATTTCTTGGGTGATGTTTGTCATTGTTGTATTGTTTGCATTATTGAATTGGTTCATTACTACGAAAGTCATTAAGGATTAG
- a CDS encoding carbohydrate ABC transporter permease, translating into MKNRAGRFISYLFLIISSIISVFPFYWMFVISTNTTAEANKFPPKIIPGDQFIANLQNAWENADFITALFNTLIVAGTITISQLFFCSLAAFALARLQFKGRNFVFMLIVSTLLLPPVSPIPLYIIVSKFDWINSLYAVIIPFLVGAFGVFLMKQFIETAIHPELIESAKMDGARNFQTYYRIVLPILKPGLATLAIITFMAIWNDFVWPSIVLKDQSVQTLQLAVRGLQNAYNRDTALIVTGAFITTLPLLAIFIPFSRQFISGLTEGSVKG; encoded by the coding sequence ATGAAAAACAGAGCAGGACGTTTTATATCATATTTGTTTCTAATTATATCATCAATAATTTCAGTATTTCCGTTTTATTGGATGTTTGTTATAAGTACAAATACGACTGCGGAAGCCAATAAGTTCCCCCCAAAAATTATTCCTGGTGATCAATTTATTGCAAACCTTCAAAATGCCTGGGAAAACGCAGATTTCATTACTGCTCTTTTTAACACTTTAATCGTTGCAGGGACAATTACTATTTCTCAATTATTTTTCTGTTCTCTTGCGGCTTTTGCACTTGCCAGATTGCAGTTTAAGGGAAGAAATTTTGTTTTTATGTTAATTGTAAGTACTTTATTATTACCACCTGTTAGCCCGATTCCACTCTACATCATTGTAAGCAAATTTGATTGGATCAATAGTTTATATGCGGTTATCATTCCATTTTTAGTTGGTGCCTTTGGTGTATTTTTAATGAAGCAGTTTATTGAAACCGCTATACATCCAGAGTTAATTGAATCAGCTAAAATGGACGGAGCTAGAAATTTCCAAACGTATTACCGAATTGTTTTACCTATCCTTAAACCAGGTTTGGCTACATTAGCGATTATTACATTCATGGCGATTTGGAATGACTTTGTATGGCCATCTATTGTACTTAAAGATCAATCTGTTCAAACATTACAGCTAGCGGTTCGTGGATTACAGAACGCATATAACCGCGATACAGCATTAATTGTAACAGGCGCATTTATTACGACGCTTCCACTTCTTGCAATTTTCATTCCATTTAGCAGACAGTTTATTTCAGGATTAACAGAGGGTTCTGTTAAAGGTTAG
- a CDS encoding methyl-accepting chemotaxis protein: MKKIVSKVSAISNVINLRLKLIILFLFMFISLLTLALILNTSLNTIKETIKDSYENKIGSMNELQNLTTKILEFNQLIMTASNTASLAKNYEKKITEKMSEIEIIVLQQEELASGDKQMAIAELLIKDWNSFLNYKDNILNAIIENDQAKFTKAYQSSLRSLNGIVNNSSTLYDLKYNEVLNSQQSIEDSQNTALKNNMIVIVTAIIISLLLGWWIYGSVVKRLHRLVSYNYQLSNGDLTASKLNISKDELGLLAKSTNQIVDNLKMMISDVGHSIQLVNNNVKNVNLAISENYSSTEIIAKNVDEISKGISEQASYSENSLVNISDLDQSVTDIIDIVEKFKISLENTYGKIDSGTMDLNETMGQIKLVEDSNLDLISSFENLNQELVQIRRFSEEIVKISRNTNILSLNASIEASRAGEFGKGFAVIADEIRELSSETTKVANGVMEVVAKNEEKTKQFQESLHNSNKRTYDGRTTFKSTYDNFMEINEMFKQMSYQMNEVLQRVNDIKKQSEEVNNNMSDITAISEETSAGIQEIASSTNQQVAQYKDIVDSIDEQSELANKMNQNIKRFKLEDDN, translated from the coding sequence TTGAAAAAGATCGTGAGCAAAGTCAGTGCAATATCAAATGTAATTAATTTAAGACTTAAACTAATTATTTTATTTTTATTTATGTTTATTTCATTGTTAACTCTAGCTTTAATATTAAATACCTCTCTAAATACGATTAAGGAGACAATTAAAGATTCATATGAAAATAAAATTGGTTCCATGAATGAGTTGCAAAACTTAACAACTAAAATTTTAGAATTTAATCAATTGATTATGACGGCATCGAATACGGCAAGTTTAGCAAAGAATTATGAAAAGAAAATAACTGAAAAGATGAGTGAAATCGAAATCATTGTGTTACAACAAGAAGAATTGGCTAGTGGAGATAAACAAATGGCTATAGCTGAACTGTTAATTAAAGATTGGAACAGTTTTTTAAATTATAAGGATAATATACTTAATGCAATAATAGAAAATGATCAAGCAAAGTTCACTAAAGCTTATCAATCTTCTTTAAGAAGCTTAAATGGCATCGTTAACAATTCTTCAACATTGTATGATTTGAAGTACAATGAAGTCTTAAATTCTCAACAATCGATAGAAGATTCACAAAATACAGCGCTTAAAAATAATATGATTGTTATCGTTACAGCTATTATTATTTCCTTGTTATTAGGCTGGTGGATATATGGTAGTGTTGTAAAACGTCTTCATCGTTTAGTTTCTTACAATTATCAATTGTCTAATGGCGATTTAACAGCATCCAAATTAAATATCTCAAAAGATGAACTTGGATTGTTAGCTAAAAGTACGAATCAAATTGTAGATAATTTAAAAATGATGATCTCAGATGTAGGTCACTCTATTCAATTAGTGAATAATAATGTGAAAAATGTAAATCTTGCAATTTCTGAAAATTATAGTTCAACAGAAATCATTGCTAAAAATGTAGATGAAATTTCAAAAGGGATTTCAGAACAAGCCAGTTATTCAGAAAATTCATTAGTAAATATATCTGACTTAGATCAGTCTGTTACAGACATTATCGATATTGTAGAAAAGTTTAAAATATCATTAGAAAATACATATGGAAAGATTGATTCAGGTACAATGGATCTAAATGAAACGATGGGACAAATTAAATTGGTTGAAGACTCTAATTTAGATTTAATCTCATCATTTGAAAATTTAAATCAAGAGCTTGTGCAAATACGTAGATTTTCAGAAGAGATTGTTAAAATCTCTCGAAATACAAATATATTATCTTTGAATGCATCGATTGAAGCCTCAAGAGCAGGAGAGTTTGGAAAAGGGTTTGCTGTTATTGCAGACGAAATACGAGAACTATCATCTGAAACTACGAAAGTTGCAAATGGGGTAATGGAAGTAGTGGCTAAAAACGAAGAAAAGACGAAACAATTTCAAGAGTCACTGCATAACTCAAATAAAAGAACTTATGATGGAAGAACAACATTTAAATCAACATATGATAATTTTATGGAAATCAACGAAATGTTTAAGCAGATGAGTTATCAAATGAATGAAGTGCTTCAAAGAGTAAACGATATTAAGAAGCAAAGTGAAGAAGTAAACAATAACATGTCAGACATAACAGCCATTTCAGAAGAGACATCCGCTGGAATTCAGGAAATCGCTTCATCTACAAATCAACAGGTTGCTCAATATAAAGATATCGTGGATTCGATAGATGAACAGAGTGAGCTAGCAAATAAAATGAATCAAAATATCAAACGCTTTAAATTAGAAGATGACAATTAA
- a CDS encoding M15 family metallopeptidase, with protein MLKSRFLTYSAVTIISSSILLTGCANTPIPSNASSPEEIVQEEAEPIQLSENEIKSDQIQNIFFSEEYITMAPESNYSLVLYSLFADQIEIKVISEDIMFEIQPSNLAFIDESGLLTLSNDAKIGSKIEILATYEGFSTQMTITVKYKLEDTIIIGESEIPQITNQDSIAALVNKQRSLQDDYTPTDLVKPNIPFSFAGESEKKWLREEAARALEQLFDKAKQENIQLNGVSGYRSYQTQKSIFNWNVQEQGEEQARRYSAYPGTSEHQTGLAIDVSSPSVNNVLHESLGSTTEGQWLADHAAEFGFIVRYPQDKEHITGYAYEPWHLRYVGKEIAKEIMDKNITLEEYFNDSTPVSTE; from the coding sequence ATGTTAAAATCTCGCTTTCTTACATATAGTGCAGTTACCATTATAAGCAGCTCTATATTATTGACAGGGTGTGCAAATACACCAATCCCTTCTAATGCAAGCTCTCCAGAAGAGATTGTACAAGAAGAAGCTGAACCGATTCAGTTATCAGAGAATGAAATAAAATCTGATCAAATACAAAATATCTTTTTCAGTGAAGAATATATCACTATGGCACCTGAATCAAACTATTCACTAGTTCTCTATTCTTTATTCGCTGATCAAATTGAGATTAAAGTTATCTCTGAAGATATCATGTTTGAAATCCAACCTTCTAATCTTGCTTTCATTGATGAGAGCGGATTACTTACTCTATCCAATGATGCAAAAATAGGGTCGAAAATTGAAATTTTGGCTACTTATGAAGGTTTTTCAACCCAAATGACGATTACAGTTAAATATAAATTGGAAGATACAATTATAATTGGAGAAAGTGAAATTCCACAAATAACGAACCAAGATAGTATTGCTGCATTAGTAAATAAACAGCGAAGCTTACAAGACGACTATACACCTACAGACCTTGTTAAGCCAAATATTCCTTTTTCCTTTGCAGGAGAAAGTGAAAAAAAATGGCTGCGAGAAGAGGCTGCTAGAGCACTAGAACAATTATTTGATAAAGCAAAACAAGAAAATATTCAGTTAAATGGAGTTTCCGGATACCGTTCTTATCAAACCCAAAAATCTATATTTAATTGGAATGTACAGGAACAAGGAGAAGAGCAAGCTCGAAGATATAGTGCATATCCTGGAACAAGTGAACATCAAACTGGACTTGCCATTGATGTTTCTAGCCCTAGTGTGAATAATGTATTACACGAAAGTTTGGGATCTACTACAGAAGGACAGTGGTTAGCTGATCATGCTGCTGAATTTGGTTTTATTGTTCGTTACCCTCAAGACAAAGAGCATATTACTGGATATGCTTATGAACCTTGGCATTTAAGATATGTAGGAAAAGAAATAGCCAAAGAAATAATGGATAAAAACATTACACTAGAAGAGTATTTTAATGATAGTACACCAGTAAGTACAGAGTAA